The following coding sequences are from one Aethina tumida isolate Nest 87 chromosome 2, icAetTumi1.1, whole genome shotgun sequence window:
- the LOC109596260 gene encoding protein hunchback isoform X2: MATVNTSETLKNKCLPQKSNNISTKGEENHLGNGEMLDNDLCLDLTTTSNSITTEGPKWHTPDKGPENNYFNCSKTSNKNDYCKNIRSHISEEKTIEQAEGPYVTEFRSPYMNHQMIHSWETFSKYDLGPYQWSSKSRMTDHMKSHSNINQFPYGDAKLIEKETEGVADPSLNRPKKRRQKYSAKERKCSYCFATFTNSDLYWAHYKTHLINKKIFACRHCAFVTEYKHHFTYHIQQHKGIKPFKCNQCSYEGISKSMLISHLRLHSVVHQYRCDDCDFGGKYIRQLLSHLKKTGHKPGQFLKPDGTPDDRKCLKVYREDNKLKLCIRFKGEESESGFKSDEGTKDVGIWRPFTSQIIQKLLKKVTTNPI, encoded by the coding sequence ATGGCGACAGTAAATACTTCAGAAACCCTTAAGAATAAATGCCTTCCCCAAAAAAGTAACAACATATCCACCAAAGGAGAAGAAAACCACTTAGGTAATGGGGAAATGTTGGATAACGATTTGTGTTTGGATTTAACGACAACATCTAATAGCATTACCACAGAAGGACCCAAATGGCACACCCCCGACAAAGGACCAGAAAATAACTACTTTAATTGTTCGAAAACATCAAACAAGAATGACTATTGTAAGAACATCAGAAGTCATATAAGCGAAGAGAAGACAATAGAACAGGCTGAAGGTCCTTATGTCACAGAGTTCAGGAGTCCCTATATGAACCACCAGATGATCCACTCATGGGAGACGTTTTCTAAATACGACTTGGGTCCCTATCAATGGTCCAGCAAATCCAGGATGACTGATCATATGAAATcccattcaaatattaatcagTTTCCTTATGGCGAtgcaaaattgattgaaaaggAGACAGAGGGTGTCGCTGACCCTTCGCTAAATCGTCCAAAGAAACGAAGACAGAAGTACTCGGCCAAGGAGAGGAAATGCTCTTATTGTTTTGCTACATTTACTAATAGTGACTTATATTGGGCACACTATAAGACTcacttaattaacaaaaaaatatttgcatgCCGCCATTGTGCGTTTGTTACGGAGTACAAACACCACTTTACGTACCACATACAGCAACACAAGGGCATTAAACCCTTCAAATGCAACCAATGTTCCTACGAAGGTATCTCCAAATCTATGCTGATATCTCACCTGAGACTTCACTCGGTCGTCCATCAGTATCGTTGTGATGATTGTGATTTTGGAGGGAAGTACATACGTCAACTGTTGAGCCATTTAAAGAAGACCGGCCATAAGCCTGGTCAGTTTTTGAAACCAGATGGTACGCCGGACGATCGAAAATGTCTTAAAGTTTATAGGGAAGACAACAAGCTCAAATTGTGTATTAGGTTCAAAGGTGAAGAGAGTGAATCTGGTTTTAAATCAGATGAAGGGACCAAAGATGTG